The following nucleotide sequence is from Salvia miltiorrhiza cultivar Shanhuang (shh) chromosome 7, IMPLAD_Smil_shh, whole genome shotgun sequence.
GCGCTTGACCTTGTATCTCATGAAGCTTTGTGTGATTGGAAAGGTCTAAAATCTTATGTGAATATCCCAAATCACTATAAGTTTTTCCAATCAAGCATTGTATCTCAAAAGCTTGTTACATACTTTACTGTTGAGAGATTAGAGTCCGCTTGCTATATCTGTGCGGCCTTTCTTCGCGCCCACAGAATTGCAAGAGAGCAACTACATGAATTTATTGGTAAGAGCTTCCCGTCCTTTGTTCATTTTCTTCAAATCGTGGGCATTACATGTTTTATCTTTCGTTGTCTTTGTTCCCTTATAGACATAAATCATTCCTGGCCTAGAAGATGTGTTCACAAAACTGGTTTCTTCCTCCTAATATAGTTGAACAGATATGTGTCAGCGAAAGAATTTTATGATCAATGACTAACTTCTTGTACGTTGGACATGATGTTAAAGATTCCAGAATTTTATGATCAATCACAGATATGTGTCCACTtccttttaatttaaaaattccTATTGACAGTCTCCATGTGTTCTTGATTGGAAGTTAATTGCTTTGATTCACTATCATCTTCTATCAACTAATGTCTGATTGTTTCACATAATTTGAATGAGAAGAACATCACCAGTTAATATACATTACAAAAAGATATCTTAGGGTGACATGAGAGAGAACTTTCTATGCTGAAGATAAGTTTTGGAGAAAACTTATCATGcattttatagaatttgtgtCACTTGATGTCTACTAGTTCCATGAAGTAGTATCAAGGATAGATCCAGATGAAACTGTGAGCACTCTCTCGTGGTCCACAAAGTTATTTTGGCGGATGGTTTCAGATGAAACTGTAAAGTTCAGCTCTCTCTCTTATCATGCATTTTATTGAAAATGATATtagaatataataatttatagatcacattattttctttatctcaACAGTCAAATAGTGGAGCGTTGTAGCTCAGTGGTTTTCCTCCCCTTTGTAAGGGTGAGAGACTAGGTTACAAATCTCAATCCCCCCATCCCCCAACTAAAAAAGAGTTAGTTGctagaatattaaaataataattagtgaaacaTCAAATCAGATATAAGTAATTAGTGTTGGGACTTTTGCAAAATGGTGTTCATATTCAAATTGAAATTGATGGTTATGTGAATATATAAGGAGGTGGGATTTTCAGTTTTAGATGTTTTAAAATATTACGAAGCAGCAGAGAATGAAATCTGAAAGTGAAATCTTCTCTAATATTatagttttctttttaatataaattcgagtcaACTTCCAGTTGACTTCATgtttaactcttttttttttttttttttttctgacaTATGCATTGATTGTTTAGGTGACAGTGAGATTGCAGCCATGGTCATTAGCGAAAGTGAGCAAGAGGGTGAGGAAGCAAGAGACTTTTTAGAAGAAGTTCGTGTTACGTTTCCTCAGGTATATAGAAGGTATATTTATAGCCCATACTGCACAATGATGTTCCATGATAATTATTTTGACAACATCTTCAGGTGCTACGGGTTGTGAAAACAAGACAAGTTACATATTCAGTACTGAGTCATTTGATTGAATATGTTAATAATCTTGAGAAGATAGGTTTACTAGAAGAAAAGGAGATGAGCCACCTTCATGATGCTGTCCAGGTGGATTATGATCACCTGTTTCTTATGCTTATTATtgtatgatgtttttgtttGAAGTCTTGATAAACAAGTTTTAATATTTCTGTACAGACTGACTTGAAAAAACTCCTAAGGAATCCACCTTTGGTGAAAATTCCCAAAATAAAGGATCTGATATCAGCGAATCCTCTATTAGGAGCGCTACCAGCCATGGCACGTGAGACGCTAGCAGGATCTACAAAAGAAATAATGAGACTATCTGGAACCACCCTTTATAAGGAGGGATCACAGCCAACTGGTATCTGGTTATTGTCAAATGGAGTGGTGAAGGTATATAGCAACTATTTTTGCTCTGCAACTCTTACCCGAATTTTAATGTTATCCCTGGACCCTGACACATGAATGGAATACCTGTGCTGGGCAGTGGTCAACTAAAGATACAAGTACTAAGCACTTCCTGCACCCAACTTTTACTCATGGGAGTACTCTGGGATTATATGAAGTGCTCGCTGAAAAGCCCTACATCTGCGACATGGTTACCAACTCTGTGGTCATGTGCTTCTTCGTTGAGACTGAAAAAATACTCTCTGTACTGAGATCTGATCCTGCAGTTGAAGATTTCTTTTGGCGGGTAGGTATTGGTAgccttattttttttccttttgtccTTTTGTTTCTTTTCACTCTCACTTCCTTTGCCTGCATGCTTCTACATGTTTTAGCAGCGACAAGACTAGAAAGGTTATCATCCCTATAAGTAGAAAATACCCCAGCTCGTTTTTCATCTTCCTTCTTTGCAGTAAAAATCTCTTACTTTAAGTGGTAAGCCCAATAATTTATGAGCTTCCCTTAGCTGTTGTTCTAAGTTGCCCCGTTTTCTGCAGGAGAGTATTATTGTTATCGTCAAAATCATGCTTCCTCGTGTGTTTGAGAAAATGTCAATGCAAGATCTGCGAACACTTATTGCTGAAAGATCAATAATGAATATCTACATCAGAGGGGAGAGTTTTGAATTACTCCCTCAATCTGTCGGTTTCCTATTGGAAGGTTTCATAAGAACGCAAGGTGGGCAAGATGAGATGCTTAAAGCTCCCGCAGCTATTTTGCCACATGTAGATCAAAGTTTCTCCCAGTCAGAAACATTAGGTACACACTTGTCACTTGTCAGATATTCACGTTGCTGATTTATATTTCAGTGCTACAATTTCTAGCTTTAAACTGTCAGTCACACTGCTGTGTTGAGCATGCCTTGTGAGTTTCCCATCTTTGATCTGCCAATTTAATATCCCGGTGTACATCTTGGACCTTGAAGTCTTGGAGAAGGATAGTTGTTAATCGGTATATGCCATATGTACTTTTAGGACTCAGTGGTGCTACAGTGCAATGCATGGAATTTAAATCCTCGTGGTACTGCAGTTCAACAGTGCCAAATAGCAGTGTTTACTGTTAAACTGGAAAGAACCAATTTGAACCTCTCAAATCGGAAAAACTGGAGATAGTGAAAACCCAAAAATTGGATTTTGTGATAGGATGCaatgagaaaaaataataaaatatttgtttaAGAGAAGAGAGGCTGATCGATGCTGTGTAATGAATTCTAGTGTTTCCTCGGCTTGATGCTGTGAGCGGTGCAAATAAATAACGACCTTTAAAAAGGTTCAATAATACCACTACCTTCTGACTTGAAGTAAATTCAGCTTCCCCAAATTTTTCAACGAAGTGCGCCACTGGAATGATGTTTTAACTTTAAAATGATGTCTTTTTTTTAATGCTGAATAAATTGGGTTTTGGGGGTGTTGAATTTGCTATAAATGGTACTATTGAAAAGTTCTAAAAGACATGTCAGATTTCCAAAATTGGTTAACGATTGAGATTTATTTGCAATTGAACCCTTATTTTATATCACATACAAATGTGGATTCGTTTTGTTGTATTGGTTAGTAGATACTTAGACTGTCGGTGGAGACAGTCCAACTGCATTTGTCACCAGTCTGTGATAACActgattgtgtgtgtgtgtgtgggggggggggggggtattgGTACTCGAAGTCTGGTTTTAGCCACctatttccaccattttccatgTAGCTTAATCCTTGAGGATTTTGCTTGCAAACAAGACAGTTAATCTCATGATGCATCAAATTATAGATTCTTATATAGGTAAGACTTTCGAGAAGGTCTAACACGTAAGAACTCTGGTTTGCTGAAAGAAGCACATTTTTATTAAGACTCTTCAAAAGATTAATGAAGTTGCTTCAATATTTTACTTGAAACTGCATCTACCATTGAAAGCACCTTTATGATTCTCATAATTTGCTTTGTATTAGCAGGCGCCAGAGCAGGAAGTTTCTATCATCAAGTTTCAGTGTATCAAGTTGAGACGAGGTCAAGGGTAATCATATTTGACATTGCGGGATTTGAGGCTGGCAGAAGTCTTCAGAAGAGGTCGTCTTCTCTAATATCACATTCGGCTGAATGTCACTCTGGATCTCTTGGTAGAGAGCGTAGTGGTCTCATGAATTGGCCTCAACCTCTTTTCAATTCTTATCGTCATGATGGGGAAGTTCCAGGTGAACAACACAACAATTTGTCTGCAAGGGCAATGCAGCTAAGCATCTATGGCAGCATGGTAGGTTTATCTCTCTCTCATAGTTAATGGAGTTTCACCTCTCTACTCAGAGTAGCTTGTTGACAATGCTGTTTGATCATTAGATAAACCTCCGAAGACGGCGTACTCGAAGTTTCCCAAGAAGTTCGAGGGTAAAGCCAGCTCACAGTCTCTCCTATCCAAGAGTTCCTTCTGTTCCTACACAGCGTCCCATGGTTACCGCTAAATCAGAAGGGTCGACTACATTGCGAAAGAAATTTGACATTCAAGAATATAAACGAGCAGGCAATGCACCGGAACGCAAAGAGTTGCATCGTGATGAAAGCCATGCAAGAAGGGAGGAGTCGAGTGATGATTCTGGGGGTGAGGAAGAACATATTGTGAGAATCGATTCACCAAGCAGACTGTCTTTCCGCCAAGCTCCGTGAATCCTCATCCTCGCTCTCGCCCTCGTCATCCCTGGCTGTTACTTGCCACTATGCCTCTGTTTATAGGATTTCCTATGAATACCGCAAACTATAAGCTAAGTAAAGCTACATTGTAGAGGATGGGCCTAGCCTTGTAATTTTGTCATAAGAAGATGTTGGTTGTTTGTTTATAGGGAATCATGTTGACAATACTGTTGCTGTTTATGATCACATGTAATGAATATACATGTTGGAAAACCTTTATTCTCCAATTGTCAATGTTTGTCGATGCATACTCATATAATTATTGTGTATAAATACTACATTGATTTAAGAGAAAATCAGTCTTGAGTGAACTCTAGTAGGATCTTAAGTGGTTGGAAGAAAAACAATGTACATTTGGGATGGCAACCGACAAAATAACAAATTACTTTGAGAGTGAGGTAGAACTGCAGAACTCAGACGGGTAATTGTGAAATCTTCATAGATATAAATAGGATcttaaattcaataaaatataaaattgaatttaaaaagaaaatcgTTTTCAGTAAGTTCCAAACACAATAGGAAGGAATTCAGTAAAGGCAAAAATAAACCCAAAGTGGGCGTTTTCTGAGGGAGGAAAAAGGGAAGAAAGACGTGACCACGAGTACGTACTACGTGTTTGTGTTGTGTAACGTCAAATAATAATACTACTACTGTGTGtaatgtgtatgtgtgtgtgagagagagggtGTTGTCTTGTCTTGTCTTGTCTTGTTTACGTATTTGTTGCGTTGGGTAAGTGTAAGTGTTCCCTTTGCACCATCATATCATATGCCATGTCTCCCTTGAAAGAATGTTCCCTTTTCTTCCTCATCCCTTCTCTTCACTCAACACTTAATGCAATTttctttccaaaaaaaaaaaaacaacactTTAATGCAATCATGAAAGACCCAAAAATGAAAGTATGTCTAGgtaggatggagggagtataaaattaatttcttatttatctagatgaattaaaattttgaaatatctcaaattctttgattatttttagtatttaagctagttttacttgattcataATTTGGATAAATTCTATTTTTGAGGATTAAAATATCCAATCATACATTTTATCAATCGTGCAAAGTAAACGTCCACTTAAATTTCTATTTTCTAAGATTACGATTGTAAATTGTTCTCCCCCCacccacgaaataaactcctacttacCCTTAAAAATTTGTCCATGAAATAAACTCATATTCTAAAATCTACAAAATGACTAGTTTGATTTTgaaaatgaagatgaagaagaaataCGATAGTGTAGCGGCGGCGGCAGTAGTGTCCATATGGCGGCATCATCGTCTCCAAGGTCCTCTAGCTGCTCTAGGATAACTATTGTGTACATGGCGATCGTTTGCTTGAGTAAAATCTTCGATAATTTTTCAAAGCGATTTGAAAGTGAAAGTGAACATCGTGTCATCGACGATGATGCAAGTATTTAAAAATTGTGTCATCATCTATGCAAacgttttaagaaaatatcgtGATTTAACCCACATTACTCGTTTGAAATTTGTTCTAAAAATTCAAGAGCTAGTAGACTTGCATTTGAAATCTCATGGAAAAGTTGAAAATCGTGataaatgaaatttatttatataactaGAAGTAATGCATTTTTACCGATTGTCAATCTAATATGTTCTAAgaccaaataatttttttttttttaccaaatattctagaaaataatataatacttcctccgtcccattagtaaTGTCCCACTACTTTTGGGCGAGTAGATTAAGAAGAGTGTAGTTAGTAAAGTAAGTTAGTAGAAGGTATTTAAAGATTATTTTAAGTGAGTTAGTGGGTTGGGCCCACAAttaataacattttaaattgttaattctttacaaaaaaaatgtatGAGACATTACTCATTTGCAAAGAAGACAAACCACGTGCAACGATGGATTTGAAGAAGGAATTACAACATATATGACAAATCACTGGATATTGGCAACTAATTCCCATGTGCAATGGATTTTTCACGTTCAAGATTATGATGCAGGAAGCTAAACTTATTGCAAAGGGAAACCGACATGGGAGCTACCCACCGGGCATATACGAATGAGGGAATGGTCTAAAAATTTTGACCCATATAAAGAGACTTCGTCTCTTGCTTAAATTTGGGTGCGGATATACTACCTTCCGATTGAATATTGACACCCAAAAATTATCTCGGGAATTGGTAGTGCTCTGGGTCACCCAATTAAGATAGATGGTGCTTTTGCTAATGGGGAAATCGGGCATTTCGCGCGTATTTTGGTTGAGATTGATCTTGCCCATCCACTGCCAGAGACTCTATTCATTGATGAAGGTAATCATGATTTTCATGTTGAATTTGGTTATGAAAGTATGACTTTCTTTTGTACCAAATGCAGGATAAGTGAACACTCCATTGATAAGTGTCGGAAAGTGCAAAAACCTATAGCTATGGAGGTTCCAGCAACAATACCATAGCTTACCCCTGCCCTCGTCAAACAAGCCAAGAAATGGCAACCTGTTGAAGTTGATGATGATAATGCTACGACACCTATCAAGACCATGTTTTTTGTGCTTGATAGGCTCGAGGAGGAACCAAATCGGCCGTCGAGGCCAAATATGGAGGCCATAATGGTTCCAGTTATTCCCGATGCTGCTATGGAGAATAATAATAGATATGCCACTCTTATGGAAGAAAATCCTAGCAGCAAGACCCTGCTACGCCAACGCCCCCCGCCAAGTCGAGGTCACCAAACAAATTTGGTCTGAAACTTCTAGACGCGACTATTTGTGATGATGATACGGATCAAGTGGCGGAGGAGGTCTCTACAGCCACTCCTTCTGCTAAAGATATTAACCATCTAGCGTTGGAAAATGCTAGCAGAATTAGCAAGTTGGAGGAACATATTAATCAGGGGATTCAACTTTTAGTTGAGACATCACAGGCGCCGCCGAAGCGCGGACAGGGTCATCCACCAAAAGGTATGGGATGTGAGCAACATGCGACATGTCTTGTGCCAAAAGATAACATATGTCGCCTCAAAAAAGTGGTGGAGGCGGGTCATAAGACAAGAGATTGTGTTGTTGATCACAGTCACAACAATAATAGCTGTGTTATGAATAATATTACCAATATACAATGGTCGGATGAAGTGGAGTTGGGTGACACCCAACCCACAACTGCTACACTCTTTTCAAGTTGAGTGCTGCATTTTTTCAGCTTTTTTTAGGATATCAGGTTAAGTTGGTATCTTCCTTAGTGTTGGTTTTAATTAGATATGTCGGCTCTGTTCGCTTGCcatcttttatttattagacGAGCACTATTTTGGCTTTATCGAGGCTCAAGCCCTTATTCTGCTATCTTGTGCTTTCAAAAGTTTTTTGGGTTACATgttctctttctttttatttataaatatacattACTAGTGGGGCgtccaaatatagtaattgaggcattactaatgggacggagaCAGTactattttatgaaaaaattaaaatgttacAAGTTAGACCGACTAAAAAAATGTGCTTATTCAAATATGTAGAATCTTCTTAATAgttattacaataattaaattgtataaaaaaaaGTGATTTGTACATATTTACAaacaaaaatatagaaaatatgcttaaaaattaaaataaatataagaaaaattgCACAAAGCTATGTTGGAGTGATTTTAGTAAGGATAGGCAAATATATTATCAAATTACtacatttagaatttatttataCCTAAAAATACTTTATGAAGCTATTTATTCCTAAAGGTAAACATTAAAGATATATTTGACCATTTTTCCTATAATAATTGGTAATAGATTTAATAGTGCTCGAAGGAAACTATTTCACAATAAAAAAGTATTGATTGTCTTCTCTCAGAAAAAAGTATCGATTGTCAACTACGAGAATTTGAACGTCCCATGCTACTTTTTATTTGTATTCATTAGCGGTAAAtcatattaattagattaactATTGCTTAtgtacaataaaaaaattaataaagttTTGATGTTATATCAAAACCCCTCCTATTGATGATTAGTTTTTTGACGTAATCCTAGATCGCGGCTCATTTAATGGAGAgcatgacttttttttttttataggatCATCAGTTTGAAAGAAGAAGTGCAAAAGTTCATCCAGATTTTGAAAGAATGATCCAGTCGAGTGTATAAACCCTTGCTGATGAAAAAACCATGCTGATAAAGACTTGTGAACTCAACAACTGATGTCAGCACAACGTTAAGAAGGGTCAACCTACGGCAACAGACAGACACTCtattgcatttaatgcggatccCATCAAATCTAGATTCAGTCTCAGGATATGTACGATGCAATCAGACTTTCTGCTAAATCCTTATACCTGACATGACATTCGAAAACGACGACACCAAAGGAGCTTAACGGGAGATTACAAACTCCACCAACTACTGAAGATCAAAGACGTTTTCTCCAATGGAACTATTTTTCTGTGGAGTATAAATACCATGCAACCTCCTACAAAAGAACTATCAGAAACGCTGCGCAATTTATCTCTCAAGCATTCTAAGCTCTCATTCTTAAGTGCCCAATATCTCAACATatttttgaagaaggaaatcaTACATTGTCTAAAAGCATCCTCTTGAAACCTCCTCATCAGATCTTTCCGAATTAGTATACAAACATTTCCTTAGAACATTTAGGCATTTTTCTTGTTATATCTCAAACCTAGATCTTGAACACACTGAAGCACTCTTATGTAACAGTGTGTTAATAGAGTTGGAACCAAAATTCTTAAAACCCTCTCACCTCTTGTAATAGTCAGGTGTTAGATGTAGAAGAAAGCCAACAATAAagctatgtgtgagtagtctGAAAGTTGGAAGTTATCGGTTGTTACCGAGTGATCACCTTAACAGAACTTGTTGATCAAGTCGACTTGTAGTTGTAAAACAAGGAATCTGACTGTAGTGGATTCCCCTATTCAACTGGTACGTAGACGTAAGAGCAATTAGCTCTGAACCACGTTAAAACTTCATGTGCTTTACTTTCTGCATATTTACTTATGTTCAGCTTACTCTGTACTTTATCTTCGTACTTATCTCATACTGTTTGCATCACTTTTGATTCTTACACTTGAACTTGTTTAAGCTGAAAATATAACTTAAAACGGATTTTTTAAAAGCGAGTAACACAACCACCCATTCCGCACAGACCAATTACTAAACCAACTTATCAGCTTACGAGTAATCAATATGATTGATAACTGAACACTCAGTGTGATCAAGATTATCTGGATACTAGTCGGTCTACTTGTTAGCTAATTAGATTTAACTTTAGCTGACTCAATCAGTTGAACCTTTTTTCCTTAGACGCAACTCTAAACAAGCAACGAGAAAGTTGTAATTGGTGTATTCCATCATACACCAATACGCACTCGCTCGGGACCAATAATTGGTGTCAGAGTAGGGGTTCAATAGACCTCTACATCTGAATATCAAGCCTGCTTGAAATGAACCTACAAAATCGTTTCTTAAAGATAGTCATCATCCTTATTGCATATTTGTCACAGATCATTCTACTCGTGGTCTTCCTATGTTTTCTATAGAAACTATGTACTATGGAGGCTCGAGATGTTGAGTCACCTACTCAGCCAGCACAACATGATGGTCCAAGTCCGCACCATAGAACCCATAGTCATTTGCTCCAACCAGTTTAGAATTGAAGGCTTAGTTGGTGATAAACAAGAAACCGTTCAGCTAAAAGATCCAACCGAATACGCTGTCGAAGAGAGGAATATGGTCAACCTTGACAacttcaaaaagctctccatgCAGAGCACACTCAGCGATGCCTATTCTCTGAAAACATCAAGGTGTAAAACTGCTAAAATAACTTGGGTATacttgactcaacctaaac
It contains:
- the LOC130996209 gene encoding sodium/hydrogen exchanger 8 isoform X1: MASILASGTLSSPLRLLEEDSASDGNPTDAVLFVGISLVLGIACRHALRGTRVPYTVALLVLGIGLGALEHGTHHGLGKIGNGIRLWANIDPDLLLAVFLPALLFESSFSMEVHQIKRCMMQMFLLAVPGVLISTFCLGAALKLAFPYNWSWKTSLLLGGLLSATDPVAVVALLKELGASKKLSTIIEGESLMNDGTAIVVYQLFYRMVLGWNFNWGGLVKFLSRVSLGAVAMGLAFGIASVLWLGFIFNDTVIEISLTLAVSYLAFFTAQEGFEISGVLAVMTLGMFYSAVARTAFKGESQQSLHHFWEMVSYIANTLIFILSGVVIAESVLSSDNIFKTHEHSWGYLVLLYVFVQVARVVVVGVLFPFLQYFGYGLDWREATVLVWSGLRGAVALSLSLSVKRSSDSSPFISPDTGDLFVFLTGGIVFLTLIVNGSTTQFVLHFLKMDKLSPAKRRILNYTKYEMLKKALDAFGDLGDDEELGPADWHTVKRYITSLNDVDGEQIHPHSLSENDANPDHMNLKDIRVRFLNGVQAAYWVMLDEGRINQTTANLLMRSVDEALDLVSHEALCDWKGLKSYVNIPNHYKFFQSSIVSQKLVTYFTVERLESACYICAAFLRAHRIAREQLHEFIGDSEIAAMVISESEQEGEEARDFLEEVRVTFPQVLRVVKTRQVTYSVLSHLIEYVNNLEKIGLLEEKEMSHLHDAVQTDLKKLLRNPPLVKIPKIKDLISANPLLGALPAMARETLAGSTKEIMRLSGTTLYKEGSQPTGIWLLSNGVVKWSTKDTSTKHFLHPTFTHGSTLGLYEVLAEKPYICDMVTNSVVMCFFVETEKILSVLRSDPAVEDFFWRESIIVIVKIMLPRVFEKMSMQDLRTLIAERSIMNIYIRGESFELLPQSVGFLLEGFIRTQGGQDEMLKAPAAILPHVDQSFSQSETLGARAGSFYHQVSVYQVETRSRVIIFDIAGFEAGRSLQKRSSSLISHSAECHSGSLGRERSGLMNWPQPLFNSYRHDGEVPGEQHNNLSARAMQLSIYGSMINLRRRRTRSFPRSSRVKPAHSLSYPRVPSVPTQRPMVTAKSEGSTTLRKKFDIQEYKRAGNAPERKELHRDESHARREESSDDSGGEEEHIVRIDSPSRLSFRQAP
- the LOC130996209 gene encoding sodium/hydrogen exchanger 8 isoform X3; translated protein: MASILASGTLSSPLRLLEEDSASDGNPTDAVLFVGISLVLGIACRHALRGTRVPYTVALLVLGIGLGALEHGTHHGLGKIGNGIRLWANIDPDLLLAVFLPALLFESSFSMEVHQIKRCMMQMFLLAVPGVLISTFCLGAALKLAFPYNWSWKTSLLLGGLLSATDPVAVVALLKELGASKKLSTIIEGESLMNDGTAIVVYQLFYRMVLGWNFNWGGLVKFLSRVSLGAVAMGLAFGIASVLWLGFIFNDTVIEISLTLAVSYLAFFTAQEGFEISGVLAVMTLGMFYSAVARTAFKGESQQSLHHFWEMVSYIANTLIFILSGVVIAESVLSSDNIFKTHEHSWGYLVLLYVFVQVARVVVVGVLFPFLQYFGYGLDWREATVLVWSGLRGAVALSLSLSVKFVFLTGGIVFLTLIVNGSTTQFVLHFLKMDKLSPAKRRILNYTKYEMLKKALDAFGDLGDDEELGPADWHTVKRYITSLNDVDGEQIHPHSLSENDANPDHMNLKDIRVRFLNGVQAAYWVMLDEGRINQTTANLLMRSVDEALDLVSHEALCDWKGLKSYVNIPNHYKFFQSSIVSQKLVTYFTVERLESACYICAAFLRAHRIAREQLHEFIGDSEIAAMVISESEQEGEEARDFLEEVRVTFPQVLRVVKTRQVTYSVLSHLIEYVNNLEKIGLLEEKEMSHLHDAVQTDLKKLLRNPPLVKIPKIKDLISANPLLGALPAMARETLAGSTKEIMRLSGTTLYKEGSQPTGIWLLSNGVVKWSTKDTSTKHFLHPTFTHGSTLGLYEVLAEKPYICDMVTNSVVMCFFVETEKILSVLRSDPAVEDFFWRESIIVIVKIMLPRVFEKMSMQDLRTLIAERSIMNIYIRGESFELLPQSVGFLLEGFIRTQGGQDEMLKAPAAILPHVDQSFSQSETLGARAGSFYHQVSVYQVETRSRVIIFDIAGFEAGRSLQKRSSSLISHSAECHSGSLGRERSGLMNWPQPLFNSYRHDGEVPGEQHNNLSARAMQLSIYGSMINLRRRRTRSFPRSSRVKPAHSLSYPRVPSVPTQRPMVTAKSEGSTTLRKKFDIQEYKRAGNAPERKELHRDESHARREESSDDSGGEEEHIVRIDSPSRLSFRQAP
- the LOC130996209 gene encoding sodium/hydrogen exchanger 8 isoform X2; amino-acid sequence: MASILASGTLSSPLRLLEEDSASDGNPTDAVLFVGISLVLGIACRHALRGTRVPYTVALLVLGIGLGALEHGTHHGLGKIGNGIRLWANIDPDLLLAVFLPALLFESSFSMEVHQIKRCMMQMFLLAVPGVLISTFCLGAALKLAFPYNWSWKTSLLLGGLLSATDPVAVVALLKELGASKKLSTIIEGESLMNDGTAIVVYQLFYRMVLGWNFNWGGLVKFLSRVSLGAVAMGLAFGIASVLWLGFIFNDTVIEISLTLAVSYLAFFTAQEGFEISGVLAVMTLGMFYSAVARTAFKGESQQSLHHFCGVVIAESVLSSDNIFKTHEHSWGYLVLLYVFVQVARVVVVGVLFPFLQYFGYGLDWREATVLVWSGLRGAVALSLSLSVKRSSDSSPFISPDTGDLFVFLTGGIVFLTLIVNGSTTQFVLHFLKMDKLSPAKRRILNYTKYEMLKKALDAFGDLGDDEELGPADWHTVKRYITSLNDVDGEQIHPHSLSENDANPDHMNLKDIRVRFLNGVQAAYWVMLDEGRINQTTANLLMRSVDEALDLVSHEALCDWKGLKSYVNIPNHYKFFQSSIVSQKLVTYFTVERLESACYICAAFLRAHRIAREQLHEFIGDSEIAAMVISESEQEGEEARDFLEEVRVTFPQVLRVVKTRQVTYSVLSHLIEYVNNLEKIGLLEEKEMSHLHDAVQTDLKKLLRNPPLVKIPKIKDLISANPLLGALPAMARETLAGSTKEIMRLSGTTLYKEGSQPTGIWLLSNGVVKWSTKDTSTKHFLHPTFTHGSTLGLYEVLAEKPYICDMVTNSVVMCFFVETEKILSVLRSDPAVEDFFWRESIIVIVKIMLPRVFEKMSMQDLRTLIAERSIMNIYIRGESFELLPQSVGFLLEGFIRTQGGQDEMLKAPAAILPHVDQSFSQSETLGARAGSFYHQVSVYQVETRSRVIIFDIAGFEAGRSLQKRSSSLISHSAECHSGSLGRERSGLMNWPQPLFNSYRHDGEVPGEQHNNLSARAMQLSIYGSMINLRRRRTRSFPRSSRVKPAHSLSYPRVPSVPTQRPMVTAKSEGSTTLRKKFDIQEYKRAGNAPERKELHRDESHARREESSDDSGGEEEHIVRIDSPSRLSFRQAP
- the LOC130996209 gene encoding sodium/hydrogen exchanger 7 isoform X5, translated to MMQMFLLAVPGVLISTFCLGAALKLAFPYNWSWKTSLLLGGLLSATDPVAVVALLKELGASKKLSTIIEGESLMNDGTAIVVYQLFYRMVLGWNFNWGGLVKFLSRVSLGAVAMGLAFGIASVLWLGFIFNDTVIEISLTLAVSYLAFFTAQEGFEISGVLAVMTLGMFYSAVARTAFKGESQQSLHHFWEMVSYIANTLIFILSGVVIAESVLSSDNIFKTHEHSWGYLVLLYVFVQVARVVVVGVLFPFLQYFGYGLDWREATVLVWSGLRGAVALSLSLSVKRSSDSSPFISPDTGDLFVFLTGGIVFLTLIVNGSTTQFVLHFLKMDKLSPAKRRILNYTKYEMLKKALDAFGDLGDDEELGPADWHTVKRYITSLNDVDGEQIHPHSLSENDANPDHMNLKDIRVRFLNGVQAAYWVMLDEGRINQTTANLLMRSVDEALDLVSHEALCDWKGLKSYVNIPNHYKFFQSSIVSQKLVTYFTVERLESACYICAAFLRAHRIAREQLHEFIGDSEIAAMVISESEQEGEEARDFLEEVRVTFPQVLRVVKTRQVTYSVLSHLIEYVNNLEKIGLLEEKEMSHLHDAVQTDLKKLLRNPPLVKIPKIKDLISANPLLGALPAMARETLAGSTKEIMRLSGTTLYKEGSQPTGIWLLSNGVVKWSTKDTSTKHFLHPTFTHGSTLGLYEVLAEKPYICDMVTNSVVMCFFVETEKILSVLRSDPAVEDFFWRESIIVIVKIMLPRVFEKMSMQDLRTLIAERSIMNIYIRGESFELLPQSVGFLLEGFIRTQGGQDEMLKAPAAILPHVDQSFSQSETLGARAGSFYHQVSVYQVETRSRVIIFDIAGFEAGRSLQKRSSSLISHSAECHSGSLGRERSGLMNWPQPLFNSYRHDGEVPGEQHNNLSARAMQLSIYGSMINLRRRRTRSFPRSSRVKPAHSLSYPRVPSVPTQRPMVTAKSEGSTTLRKKFDIQEYKRAGNAPERKELHRDESHARREESSDDSGGEEEHIVRIDSPSRLSFRQAP